In bacterium, one DNA window encodes the following:
- a CDS encoding PorV/PorQ family protein — MRYDFAGIAYPLYRFGGVLGLGFYSLDAGDMDETTYEYFDGTGRTFGARSYAATLSYGRALTDRFSVGLTLKFIDELLEDERASGWAADVGTNYDTGFRNFKISMVISNFGPDMTFIQEGYPLPINFRFGGAINVLDGEKHKGVFAVEASHPSDNLEKYNAGFEYGYDERYFIRVGEKFNYDEGTFSVGGGLRVPFNKMELRLDYGYQDMGLLNEAHRFTLGMKF, encoded by the coding sequence ATCAGGTATGACTTTGCCGGAATCGCTTATCCGTTGTATCGTTTCGGCGGTGTTTTGGGATTGGGTTTTTACTCGCTCGATGCCGGCGACATGGACGAGACAACGTATGAGTATTTCGACGGCACCGGTCGTACCTTCGGCGCTCGCAGCTATGCCGCGACGTTGAGCTATGGCCGCGCCTTGACTGATCGCTTCAGCGTCGGCTTGACCTTGAAGTTCATCGATGAACTTCTTGAAGACGAACGCGCCAGCGGTTGGGCAGCCGATGTCGGTACGAACTACGATACGGGTTTCCGCAACTTCAAGATTTCGATGGTGATTTCGAACTTCGGACCGGACATGACCTTCATTCAAGAGGGCTATCCGCTTCCGATCAACTTCCGTTTTGGCGGCGCGATCAACGTGCTTGACGGTGAGAAACACAAAGGTGTGTTTGCCGTTGAGGCATCGCATCCTTCCGACAATCTTGAGAAGTACAATGCCGGCTTTGAATACGGCTACGACGAACGCTACTTTATCCGGGTTGGTGAGAAATTCAACTACGATGAAGGTACGTTCAGTGTCGGCGGCGGTCTTCGCGTTCCCTTCAACAAGATGGAACTTCGCTTAGACTACGGCTATCAGGACATGGGCTTGCTTAACGAAGCCCACCGCTTCACCCTCGGGATGAAGTTCTAA